From the Leptospira biflexa serovar Patoc strain 'Patoc 1 (Paris)' genome, one window contains:
- a CDS encoding glycoside hydrolase family 13 protein — protein sequence MAWWKEAVIYQIYPRSFQDSNGDGIGDLEGIIQRLDYLAGSRDSLGIDAIWLSPVYPSPMFDFGYDISDYEEIDPVFGDIQTFKRLLKEAHKRGIRIIMDLVVNHTSHLHPWFIESRSSVNSPKRDWYIWKEPSHNGPPNNWLGAFGGSGWEYDKRSGEYYFHSFLKEQPDLNWRNPDVEDAIFRMMKYWLDMGVDGFRLDVVNLYVKDEFFRNNASYFMKGPRPYDKQVHTYDRDRPEMHGILRRMRKLLDSYSDKRMFVGEIMQDFPGNVLLPATYCGRNDELHLAFNFMFLFSPWKAERFFQIVKDFESALGDDNWPNYTLSNHDFPRHITRYEKGEHTLDRARLAACMMLTLRGTPFLYYGEEIGMKRQKVPFNKIQDPVGKRYWPFHPGRDPERIPMPWDGSETTGFTTGKPWLPLYTEANTINVDAQKQNPDSLFYTYKKLLQIRKDRKSLRKGKLKILLSADKQALYYRRRDGKEETYIFLNFSSKPVSVSYPRKWSLNEILFSSKNRDASFELDKELDTGDLVLLPNEAVIFGN from the coding sequence ATGGCATGGTGGAAAGAAGCAGTCATCTATCAAATTTATCCACGTAGTTTCCAAGATTCCAATGGAGATGGCATCGGCGATTTAGAAGGAATCATCCAACGATTGGATTATTTAGCAGGTTCCAGAGATTCTCTTGGAATCGATGCCATTTGGTTATCTCCTGTGTATCCTTCTCCCATGTTTGATTTTGGATATGATATTTCAGATTACGAAGAAATTGATCCAGTCTTTGGTGACATTCAGACCTTTAAACGTCTGTTAAAGGAAGCACACAAACGTGGAATCCGTATTATCATGGATTTAGTGGTCAACCATACATCTCATTTACACCCATGGTTTATTGAATCTAGATCATCTGTCAATAGCCCCAAACGGGATTGGTACATTTGGAAAGAACCAAGTCATAATGGTCCGCCGAATAATTGGTTAGGTGCATTCGGTGGTTCTGGTTGGGAATATGACAAACGAAGTGGTGAATATTATTTCCATTCTTTTTTAAAAGAACAACCAGATCTCAATTGGCGTAATCCCGATGTAGAGGATGCCATTTTCCGAATGATGAAATATTGGCTCGATATGGGAGTTGATGGGTTTCGTTTGGATGTTGTGAATCTATACGTCAAAGATGAATTCTTTCGAAACAATGCATCCTATTTTATGAAAGGCCCAAGGCCTTACGACAAACAAGTACATACCTACGACCGTGACCGTCCTGAAATGCATGGAATATTGCGAAGGATGCGTAAACTTTTAGATTCCTATTCCGATAAACGTATGTTTGTTGGTGAGATCATGCAAGATTTTCCGGGAAATGTGTTGTTACCCGCCACCTATTGTGGCCGTAACGACGAACTCCACCTTGCTTTCAATTTTATGTTTTTGTTTTCACCATGGAAAGCAGAACGGTTTTTCCAGATTGTGAAAGATTTTGAATCTGCGTTAGGTGATGACAATTGGCCCAATTATACTTTGTCGAACCATGATTTCCCTCGTCACATCACTCGGTATGAAAAAGGAGAACATACTTTAGACCGTGCCAGGCTTGCCGCCTGTATGATGTTAACGTTACGAGGAACACCTTTTCTGTATTACGGCGAAGAGATTGGAATGAAACGCCAAAAAGTTCCCTTTAACAAAATCCAAGACCCTGTGGGAAAACGGTATTGGCCATTCCATCCCGGTCGAGATCCCGAAAGAATTCCCATGCCTTGGGACGGGTCTGAGACCACAGGTTTTACCACGGGAAAACCTTGGTTACCTCTCTACACAGAAGCTAACACAATCAATGTGGATGCACAAAAACAAAACCCCGATTCCCTGTTTTATACCTATAAGAAACTACTCCAAATCCGAAAGGATCGTAAGTCCCTCCGGAAAGGAAAATTAAAGATTTTACTTAGCGCCGACAAACAAGCATTATACTACAGACGTAGGGACGGCAAGGAAGAAACGTATATCTTTTTAAACTTTTCCTCCAAACCTGTCAGTGTTTCGTATCCAAGAAAATGGAGTTTGAATGAAATTTTATTTAGTTCTAAAAATCGAGATGCCTCGTTTGAATTAGATAAGGAGCTCGATACTGGCGATTTGGTTTTGTTGCCGAATGAGGCTGTGATTTTCGGGAATTAA
- a CDS encoding efflux RND transporter periplasmic adaptor subunit, producing the protein MNLLIEIKHSFLTRILYTVFLISFLFLINCHGQNHEDKNSLMATYPWKQDVTIDKNYVAQVKAIQRIEVRAFEKGYLTQIYMDEGRVVKKGQKLFQVMPMLVNAQYDKAKAEYESTQIEYENTEKLFKENVVSQTELSLIKARLKKNKAAMELAQVHLNLATVTAPFTGITDRFQVRLGSLVEEGTLLTTISDISKLWVYFNVSEKDYLNFSNARRSGDKPLKVKFLMANGEFFQQEGIADTIEGEFDSETGTIPFRATFPNPNRLLRHGETGNVVVKESLKDALLIPQKATFEVLDKRYVYTISSKGILKTKEIKISNEIPHLFVVESGITETDIILLEGLGKVHDGDTIKFKIEARENIMKSFELSAH; encoded by the coding sequence ATGAATCTTTTAATCGAGATCAAGCATTCTTTTTTGACTAGAATACTTTATACAGTATTTTTAATTTCGTTTCTTTTCCTGATCAATTGTCATGGACAAAATCATGAAGACAAAAATTCACTTATGGCAACATATCCTTGGAAACAGGATGTAACAATTGATAAAAACTATGTGGCACAAGTGAAAGCAATCCAACGTATCGAAGTAAGAGCCTTCGAAAAGGGATATCTAACACAGATTTATATGGATGAAGGAAGGGTTGTCAAAAAAGGACAAAAGTTATTCCAAGTGATGCCAATGCTTGTTAATGCACAATACGACAAAGCCAAAGCTGAGTATGAATCCACACAAATTGAATACGAAAACACTGAGAAATTATTTAAAGAAAATGTAGTTTCTCAAACTGAACTTTCACTCATCAAAGCACGTTTAAAGAAAAATAAAGCCGCCATGGAATTGGCACAAGTCCATTTGAATTTAGCAACTGTGACAGCACCTTTTACGGGAATCACGGATCGATTCCAAGTCCGGCTCGGGAGCTTGGTGGAAGAAGGAACTTTATTAACGACCATCTCTGATATTTCCAAACTTTGGGTCTATTTCAATGTTTCGGAAAAAGATTATTTGAATTTTTCGAATGCAAGAAGATCCGGAGACAAACCATTAAAGGTAAAATTTCTGATGGCAAATGGAGAATTTTTCCAACAGGAAGGAATCGCCGACACAATTGAAGGTGAATTCGATAGTGAGACAGGCACCATTCCATTTCGTGCCACGTTTCCAAATCCAAACAGACTATTACGTCATGGAGAAACCGGAAATGTTGTGGTAAAAGAAAGTTTAAAAGATGCTCTTCTCATTCCTCAAAAAGCAACATTCGAAGTATTAGATAAACGTTATGTTTATACCATTTCTAGTAAAGGAATTCTAAAAACAAAAGAAATTAAAATCTCTAATGAAATCCCACACTTGTTTGTTGTCGAATCCGGTATTACTGAAACCGACATCATCCTTTTAGAAGGGCTTGGTAAAGTACATGATGGTGATACTATAAAGTTTAAAATCGAAGCTCGTGAAAATATCATGAAAAGTTTCGAGTTATCGGCTCACTAG